A region from the Rosa rugosa chromosome 6, drRosRugo1.1, whole genome shotgun sequence genome encodes:
- the LOC133713630 gene encoding uncharacterized protein LOC133713630 → MGQAFRKLFDAFFGNTEMRVVMLGLDAAGKTTILYKLHIGEVLSTVPTIGFNVEKVQYKNVMFTVWDVGGQEKLRPLWRHYFNNTDGLIYVVDSLDRERIGRAKAEFQAIISDPFMLNSVILVFANKQDMKGAMSPMEVCEGLGLFDLKNRKWHIQGTCALRGDGLYEGLDWLANTLKEMRAAGYSSVGTSSF, encoded by the exons ATGGGTCAAGCTTTTCGGAAGCTCTTCGATGCCTTCTTCGGAAACACTGAGATGCGA GTTGTGATGCTTGGACTAGATGCGGCGGGTAAAACAACCATCCTTTACAAACTGCATATTGGAGAAGTCTTGTCAACTGTTCCTACAATAG GTTTTAATGTGGAAAAAGTTCAGTACAAGAATGTGATGTTCACAGTTTGGGATGTTGGTGGGCAAGAGAAACTAAGGCCGCTCTGGAGGCATTACTTTAATAATACGGATGGACTG ATTTATGTCGTTGACTCTTTGGACAGGGAGAGAATTGGACGAGCCAAGGCAGAATTTCAG GCCATAATCAGTGATCCATTTATGCTCAACAGTGTCATCTTGGTGTTTGCGAACAAACAGGATATG AAAGGAGCTATGTCCCCAATGGAAGTATGTGAAGGGCTAGGCCTGTTTGATCTCAAGAACAGAAAATGGCACATACAGGGGACCTGTGCCCTCCGGGGTGATGGCCTTTATGAGGGCTTGGATTGGCTAGCTAACACCCTCAAGGAGATGAGAGCTGCTGGATACTCTTCAGTGGGCACCTCATCATTCTAA
- the LOC133713628 gene encoding anthocyanidin 3-O-glucosyltransferase 2 yields MAPASNQVGGHVAVLAFPFSTHAAPLLNIVCRLASAAPNTLFSFFNTKQSNSSILASNTSSILRNSNVRVCEVADGVPEGYVFVGKPQEDIELFMKAAPDNFRRCLEASVAETGRKVSCLVTDAFFWFGAHMADDLGGLPWVPFWTAGPASLSAHVHTDLIRNTTSMGGHDGKETITVVAGMSKVRPQDLPEGIIFGKLDSLFSRMLHQMGLMLPLATAVFINSFEELDPVITNDLKSKFKRYLNVGPFDLLESPAPAATTTLQTGDVVVGDGCLSWLDKQKAASVVYVSFGSVTRPSPEELMALAEALEASRVPFLWSLRNNLKTPKLDEYISKAELNGMVVPWVPQPQVLAHGSVGAFVTHCGWNSVLESVAGGVPMICRPFFGDQKLNARMVEDEWKIGLKLEHGVFTKNGMLKSLDILLSQKKGDIMRDKINTFKQLAQQAVEPKGSSTRNFESLLEVISTAN; encoded by the exons ATGGCACCAGCATCAAATCAGGTGGGTGGTCATGTGGCGGTGCTAGCCTTTCCCTTCTCGACTCACGCCGCCCCGCTGTTGAACATCGTCTGCCGCCTCGCCTCCGCCGCCCCAAACACCCTCTTCTCATTCTTCAACACCAAGCAATCCAATAGCTCGATCCTAGCAAGCAACACGTCATCCATACTACGTAACAGTAACGTAAGGGTGTGTGAGGTGGCGGATGGTGTGCCGGAGGGGTATGTTTTTGTGGGTAAGCCTCAGGAGGACATAGAGTTGTTCATGAAGGCTGCCCCGGACAACTTCAGGCGGTGCTTAGAGGCGTCCGTGGCGGAGACCGGGAGGAAGGTCAGCTGCTTGGTCACTGACGCTTTCTTTTGGTTCGGGGCTCACATGGCCGATGACTTGGGAGGACTGCCTTGGGTACCGTTTTGGACCGCCGGGCCAGCTTCACTCTCCGCTCATGTACACACCGATCTCATCAGGAACACAACTA GTATGGGTGGTCACGATGGAAAAGAAACCATCACTGTCGTTGCAGGAATGTCCAAAGTACGACCCCAGGATTTGCCAGAGGGAATCATCTTTGGAAAGTTGGACTCCCTCTTTTCACGGATGCTACACCAGATGGGACTAATGCTACCACTTGCAACAGCAGTTTTCATCAACTCCTTCGAAGAACTAGACCCTGTGATCACAAATGATTTGAAGTCCAAATTCAAGAGGTACCTCAACGTGGGACCCTTCGACCTACTAGAGTCACCAGCACCAGCAGCCACCACCACACTGCAGACTGGGGACGTTGTTGTCGGAGATGGCTGCTTATCGTGGCTTGACAAACAGAAGGCGGCGTCTGTAGTGTATGTGAGTTTTGGATCAGTAACAAGACCATCGCCGGAGGAGCTTATGGCGCTAGCCGAGGCGTTGGAAGCCAGTAGGGTTCCATTCTTGTGGTCTCTTCGGAACAATTTGAAGACTCCTAAGCTAGACGAGTACATAAGCAAAGCAGAATTGAACGGGATGGTGGTGCCTTGGGTGCCACAACCACAGGTCCTAGCACATGGTTCAGTTGGAGCATTCGTAACACATTGTGGTTGGAACTCGGTGCTTGAGAGCGTAGCAGGTGGAGTGCCCATGATATGCAGGCCTTTCTTCGGCGATCAGAAACTTAACGCGAGGATGGTAGAGGATGAGTGGAAGATTGGTCTCAAATTGGAACATGGGGTTTTCACCAAGAATGGCATGCTTAAGAGTTTGGACATACTATTGTCGCAAAAGAAGGGGGACATAATGAGAGACAAGATCAACACATTCAAACAACTCGCACAACAGGCCGTAGAACCAAAAGGGAGCTCCACTAGGAACTTTGAATCATTGTTGGAAGTGATATCTACAGCCAATTAA
- the LOC133713625 gene encoding protein EXPORTIN 1A, protein MAAEKLRDLSQPIDVGLLDATVSAFYGTGSKEERAAADLILRDLQNNPDMWLQVVHILQSTNNLNTKFFALQVLEGVIKYRWNALPVEQRDGMKNYISDVIVQLSSNEASFRSERLYVNKLNIILVQILKHDWPVKWRSFVPDLVSAAKTSETICENCMAILKLLSEEVFDFSRGEMTQQKIKELKQSLNSEFQLIHELCLYVLSVSQRTELMRATLSTLHAFLSWIPLGYIFESPLLETLLKFFPMPQYRNLALQCLTEVAALTFGDFYNAQYVKMYTIFMVQLQTILPTTTNIPEAYANGSGEEQAFIQNLALFFTSFYKSHIRVLETNPENVNALLMGLEYLISISYVDDTEVFKVCLDYWNSLVLELYEAHNNLDNPAATANMMGLQMPMIPGMVDGLGSQIMQRRQIYVSIMSKLRLLMICRMAKPEEVLIVEDENGNIVRETLKDNDVLVQYKIMRETLIYLAHLDHDDTEKQMLKKLSKQLSGEDWAWNNLNTLCWAIGSISGSMAEEQENRFLVMVIRDLLNLCEIIKGKDNKAVIASNIMYVVGQYPRFLRAHWKFLKTVVNKLFEFMHETHPGVQDMACDTFLKIVQKCKRKFVIVQVGESEPFVSELLTGLPTTVGDLEPHQIHTFYEAVGHMIQAESDPQKRDEYLHRLMSLPNQKWSEIIGQARQSVEVLKDQEVIRTVLNILQTNTSVASSLGTFFLTQISLIFLDMLNVYRMYSELVSSTIAEGGPFASKTSYVKLLRSVKRETLKLIETFLDKAEDQSHIGKQIVPPMLDPVLGDYARNLPDARESEVLSLFATIINKYKTEMIDDVPRIFEAVFQCTLVMITKNFEDYPEHRLKFFSLLRAIAAYCFPALIRLSSQQLKLVMDSIIWAFRHTERNIAETGLNLLLEMLKNFQKSEFCNQFFRTYYLQIEQEIFAVLTDTFHKPGFKLHVLVLQQLFCLVESGPVTEPLWDVAVVPYQYPNNAMFVREFTIKLLSDSFPNMTSIEVTQFVNGLFESKNDLATFKDHIRDFLVQSKEFSAQDNKDLYAEEAAVQRERERQRMLSIPGLVAPNEIQDEMVDS, encoded by the exons ATGGCGGCCGAGAAGCTTAGGGATTTGAGCCAGCCCATTGACGTTGGCCTCCTCGATGCCACCGTCTCGGCGTTCTACGGCACCGGATCTAAGGAGGAG AGGGCGGCTGCAGACCTGATATTGCGGGACTTGCAAAACAATCCCGATATGTGGCTCCAAGTGGTGCACATTTTGCAGAGCACCAATAACCTCAACACCAAGTTCTTTGCTTTGCAG GTCCTAGAAGGGGTTATCAAGTATAGGTGGAATGCATTGCCCGTTGAACAGAGAGATGGAATGAAAAATTATATCTCTGATGTCATTGTGCAG CTTTCAAGTAATGAGGCCTCTTTTAGAAGCGAAAGGCTGTATGTCAACAAACTCAATATCATATTGGTTCAG ATTTTGAAGCATGATTGGCCTGTTAAATGGCGAAGCTTTGTTCCAGATCTCGTTTCAGCAGCTAAAACTAGTGAAACAATCTGCGAGAATTGTATGGCTATATTGAAA CTTTTAAGTGAAGAGGTCTTTGATTTCTCAAGGGGAGAAATGACTCAGCAGAAGATTAAAGAGCTTAAACAGTCATTGAACAG CGAGTTTCAACTTATTCATGAGTTATGCTTGTACGTACTGTCTGTATCTCAAAGAACTGAGCTTATGCGTGCAACACTATCGACATTACATGCTTTCCTCTCATGGATTCCCTTGGGTTATATTTTTGAGTCCCCTTTG CTTGAAACCCTTCTAAAGTTTTTCCCCATGCCTCAATATCGGAATCTTGCCCTTCAGTGTTTAACAGAG GTTGCAGCACTTACATTCGGTGACTTCTACAATGCTCAGTATGTTAAGATGTATACGATATTCATGGTGCAGTTACAG ACTATTCTCCCAACTACCACAAACATCCCTGAGGCTTATGCAAATGGATCTGGCGAGGAACAG GCATTTATTCAGAACTTGGCACTGTTCTTCACTTCATTTTACAAG TCTCATATTCGTGTTCTCGAAACCAACCCAGAAAATGTAAATGCGTTGCTAATGGGTCTCGAATATCTTATAAGCATCTCATATGTGGATGACACGGAAGTTTTTAAG GTTTGCTTAGACTATTGGAACTCCTTAGTTTTGGAACTATATGAGGCGCATAATAATTTGGATAACCCTGCAGCAACAGCAAACATGATGGGACTGCAG ATGCCTATGATTCCTGGTATGGTTGATGGCCTTGGCTCACAAATTATGCAGAGGAGGCAGATATATGTTAGCATCATGTCAAAGTTGAGGCTGCTCATGATCTGTCGTATGGCTAAGCCAGAAGAGGTCCTCATTGTTGAAGATGAGAATGGCAACATCGTTCGTGAGACCCTTAAGGACAATGATGTTCTTGTCCAATATAAG ATCATGAGGGAAACATTAATATATTTGGCACACCTTGACCATGATGACACTGAGAAGCAG ATGCTAAAGAAGTTAAGCAAACAACTGAGTGGCGAGGACTGGGCATGGAACAACTTAAACACATTATGCTGGGCAATAGGATCTATATCTGGTTCCATGGCGGAAGAACAG GAAAACAGATTTTTGGTGATGGTGATTCGTGACTTACTGAATTTATGCGAAATCATAAAAGGGAAAGATAACAAAGCTGTGATTGCAAGCAACATTAT GTATGTTGTTGGACAGTACCCAAGGTTTTTAAGAGCTCATTGGAAGTTCCTAAAGACTGTTGTGAATAAGTTGTTTGAATTTATGCACGAAACACATCCTGGAGTTCAG GACATGGCTTGTGACACATTCCTCAAAATTGTTCAGAAGTGCAAGCGTAAATTTGTTATTGTacag GTTGGGGAAAGCGAACCATTTGTGTCTGAACTCTTGACAGGCCTCCCTACAACTGTTGGTGATCTTGAGCCTCACCAGATTCATACTTTTTATGAAGCG GTCGGTCATATGATTCAAGCAGAATCTGATCCCCAGAAGAGGGATGAATATTTACACAGATTGATGAGTCTCCCAAATCAG AAATGGTCCGAGATCATTGGGCAAGCACGCCAAAGTGTCGAAGTTCTTAAGGATCAGGAAGTGATTCGAACCGTTCTTAATATATTACAG ACAAATACAAGCGTTGCCAGCTCTCTTGGAACATTTTTCCTAACCCAGATTTCATTGATCTTTTTGGACATGCTTAATGTCTACAG GATGTATAGTGAGCTTGTATCTAGTACCATTGCTGAAGGGGGGCCTTTTGCTTCTAAAACATCCTATGTGAAACTTCTAAG GTCGGTCAAGAGGGAGACTCTCAAACTGATCGAGACATTCCTGGACAAGGCTGAAGACCAATCACATATAGGAAAACAGATTGTGCCTCCGATGCTGGATCCTGTCCTTGGTGACTATGCCAGGAATTTGCCTGATGCTAGAGAGTCGGAAGTTTTATCACTTTTTGCCACAATTATAAACAA GTACAAAACTGAGATGATAGATGATGTGCCTCGCATATTTGAAGCAGTTTTTCAGTGCACATTGGTG ATGATTACAAAAAACTTTGAAGATTATCCAGAGCATCGCCTGAAGTTCTTTTCGTTACTTCGTGCCATCGCTGCATACTGTTTTCCTGCGTTGATTAGATTATCGAGTCAG CAACTAAAGCTTGTCATGGATTCAATTATTTGGGCATTTCGGCACACAGAAAGAAATATTGCTGAAACTGGGCTGAACCTGTTATTGGAGATGCTGAAGAACTTTCAG AAATCGGAGTTCTGTAATCAATTTTTCCGGACATACTATTTGCAAATTGAGCAAGAAATCTTTGCTGTCTTGACGGACACGTTTCATAAGCCTGGGTTCAAGTTGCATGTCTTGGTGCTCCAACAGTTGTTTTGCCTTGTAGAAAGTGGTCCAGTGACGGAGCCGCTGTGGGATGTTGCAGTGGTTCCTTATCAATATCCAAATAATGCAATGTTTGTTCGGGAGTTCACCATCAAGCTTTTGAGTGATTCCTTCCCCAACATGACTTCCATAGAG GTCACTCAATTTGTGAATGGACTATTCGAGTCCAAGAATGACTTGGCCACATTTAAGGATCACATCCGAGACTTTCTAGTGCAATCAAAAGAATTTTCAGCACAG GACAACAAAGATCTTTATGCAGAGGAGGCTGCTGTACAAAGAGAAAGAGAACGGCAACGGATGCTTTCTATTCCTGGGCTCGTTGCCCCCAATGAGATACAAGATGAAATGGTTGATTCCTAG
- the LOC133718030 gene encoding ER lumen protein-retaining receptor B-like — protein sequence MNLFRLAGDMTHLLSILVLFLKIHTTKSCAGISLKTQELYVLVFLTRYMDLIVKYYSLYNTLTKLIFIGTSFATAWYMRYHKVVKQTYNKDQDTFRHYYLILVCFVLALLIPHDFTVIQVLWTFSIYLEAVAILPQLVLLQRSRNIDNLTGNYVFLLGTYRALYLLNWIYRFFTELHRVRWIPWISGLVQTALYADFFYYYIKSWKKDEELKLPA from the exons ATGAATCTGTTTAGGTTGGCAGGAGACATGACCCACCTCCTGAGCATACTGGTTCTGTTCCTTAAGATTCACACCACCAAATCTTGTGCAG GGATTTCCCTCAAAACTCAAGAACTGTATGTGTTGGTGTTTCTCACCCGGTACATGGACTTGATTGTGAAGTATTACTCTTTGTATAACACATTAACCAAGCTCATCTTCATCGGAACTTCTTTCGCCACGGCCTGGTACATGAGGTACCATAAAGTAGTGAAGCAAACATACAACAAGGATCAAGATACTTTCAGACACTACTATCTGATCCTTGTTTGCTTTGTGTTGGCTCTTCTGATTCCCCATGATTTTACTGTAATTCAA GTCTTGTGGACATTTTCAATATACCTTGAAGCTGTTGCAATCTTACCGCAATTGGTACTACTTCAACGTTCAAGAAACATTGACAACCTAACTGGAAACTACGTTTTTCTTCTTGG TACTTATCGAGCCCTATATCTTCTCAACTGGATCTATCGTTTCTTCACAGAGTTGCACAGAGTTCGCTGGATAC CTTGGATCTCAGGCCTAGTTCAGACTGCTCTTTATGCCGACTTTTTCTACTATTATATCAAGAG CTGGAAGAAGGATGAAGAGCTTAAGCTTCCTGCTTGA
- the LOC133718029 gene encoding uncharacterized protein LOC133718029, translating into MHYSWSRYSLAASIWTIWLWLTMIKNALEANSEFTDVTVPCSSVGIVGKRCCVLTCIDVTYSQGYTNNSLDQIALADLVDMRCRTSDTTGFCYKQSSGNRGAHLYTGIGSTHYYLDSFPPGHQGSDSIRSAHTTVHYYSPCPVGTSRDGDIPEGVIFKVTSFEQLKQPSFNSKSFVTYIQPVPFAVFALTKRELEYQPRKDGKVWISHRVKLTLARSLHLSLISCFWVHWDCLQY; encoded by the exons ATGCATTACTCTTGGAGTAGGTACAGCTTAGCGGCTTCAATATGGACCATATGGCTTTGGTTGACAATGATAAAAAATGCACTAGAAGCTAACTCGGAGTTCACAGACGTCACAGTTCCTTGCAGCTCTGTTGGCATAGTTGGAAAAAGATGTTGTGTACTTACATGTATAGATGTAACTTACTCACAGGGATATACAAATAACAGCTTAGATCAAATTGCATTAGCTGACTTGGTTGACATGCGTTGTCGAACTTCCGATACTACTGGGTTTTGTTACAAACAATCCAGTGGTAATAGAGGTGCTCATCTTTACACTGGCATTGGCAGTACCCATTATTATCTTGATTCTTTTCCTCCTGGACACCAAG GTAGTGACAGTATCCGTTCAGCTCATACAACGGTACATTATTACAGTCCTTGTCCAGTTGGGACTTCTCGTGATGGTGATATTCCGGAAGGAGTTATCTTTAAAGTAACAAGTTTTGAGCAGTTGAAGCAACCATCATTCAACTCGAAATCATTTGTCACATACATACAACCGGTGCCCTTTGCCGTGTTTGCTCTCACAAAACGGGAATTGGAGTACCAACCAAGGAAAGATGGTAAAGTTTGGATCTCACACCGTGTAAAGCTAACTCTAGCTAG GtctttgcatctgtcgctcatTTCTTGTTTTTGGGTTCACTGGGATTGTTTACAGTATTAA
- the LOC133717035 gene encoding laccase-15-like, protein MALYSEVTLNVCLGKQITGGELYFRGVQFDNHVNLETLLEVFDQWSIVVSCILHIDKPLLDTEDQSQVCLCKPRKICRHPFQLKFDVSCRYISDEHVPSQYGGLSVDYCDCNPEFTIADPVSEVTVKAGMKKTLEIIIYEVEETPYKRLCSTKNILTVNGQFPGPTLYARKGDTVIVDVFNRGNRNITLHWHGVDQPRNPWSDGPEYITQCPIQPGANFTQKIIFSEEEGTLWWHAHSEWDRATVHGAIIIYPNKDNNYPFAKPHAEIPIILGEWWKEDIGKLYTQTLQSGGDPNNSSAFLINGQPGHRYPCSESETFNLIVDYGKTYLLRLINSVVQEIMFFSIANHKVTVVGADASYTKPFTTDYVTISPGQTLDLLLTANQKPNHYYMAAKAYVGGVGVPYDNTTSTALLQYSNRGLKNYTYTPSPTPSFPTLPAYNDTNASVNFSGSLRSLADKNHPIDVPLKITTHLFYTVSVNSFPCPNNSCGGPNGTRFAASVNNISFVDPSIDILQAYYYHVNGEFGTRFPDFPPSLFNFTAQDLPLYLQTPKRGTEVKVLEYNTTVELVFQGTNLVSGDDHPMHLHGYSFYVVGMGLGNFDKDKDPLKYNLVDPPLRNTVIVPVNGWTTIRFKANNPGVWFMHCHLDRHMSWGMDVTFIVKNGKGPQAQMLPPPPDMPPC, encoded by the exons ATGGCTTTGTACTCAGAAGTTACCTTGAATGTTTGTTTGGGCAAGCAAATTACTGGTGGGGAGTTGTATTTTCGAGGTGTTCAATTTGATAATCATGTGAATTTGGAGACACTCTTAGAG GTGTTTGATCAATGGTCCATCGTGGTATCTTGCATTCTACATATTGATAAGCCCCTTCTTGACACTGAGGACCAAAGCCAAGTTTGTCTTTGCAAGCCCAGGAAAATCTGCAGACACCCTTTTCAA TTAAAATTTGACGTGTCCTGTAGGTACATTTCTGATGAGCATGTTCCTAGCCAATATGGAGGTTTGAGTGTGGATTATTGTGATTGCAACCCAGAATTCACGATTGCTGATCCAGTCTCTGAAGTAACCGTCAAAGCGGGGATGAAGAAGACTCTGGAAATTATAATTTATGAG GTGGAAGAAACTCCATACAAAAGATTGTGTAGCACAAAGAACATCTTGACTGTAAATGGTCAGTTTCCCGGACCGACTTTGTACGCTCGCAAAGGAGACACCGTCATCGTCGATGTCTTTAACAGGGGCAATCGTAACATTACTCTCCACTG GCATGGTGTTGACCAACCAAGGAATCCATGGTCGGACGGACCAGAGTATATCACGCAGTGCCCGATTCAACCAGGAGCCAATTTCACCCAAAAAATCATTTTTTCCGAGGAGGAAGGCACTCTTTGGTGGCATGCTCACAGTGAGTGGGATCGAGCCACTGTACATGGTGCCATCATCATATACCCCAACAAGGACAACAATTACCCTTTTGCCAAGCCTCATGCAGAAATCCCGATCATATTGG GAGAGTGGTGGAAGGAAGATATAGGGAAGCTTTATACTCAAACTCTTCAATCCGGAGGGGACCCTAATAATTCCTCCGCTTTCCTCATTAACGGTCAACCCGGCCATCGGTATCCATGCTCTGAATCAG AGACATTCAATCTGATAGTTGATTATGGCAAAACCTACCTACTGAGGCTAATCAATTCCGTTGTGCAAGAGATTATGTTTTTCTCCATCGCCAATCACAAAGTCACAGTTGTAGGGGCAGATGCTAGCTACACCAAGCCTTTCACAACCGATTATGTCACAATCTCACCTGGTCAAACCCTTGACCTTTTGCTCACTGCTAATCAGAAGCCTAACCACTACTACATGGCCGCTAAAGCCTATGTAGGTGGTGTTGGGGTTCCTTATGATAACACCACCTCCACAGCCCTACTGCAATACTCAAATCGCGGGTTAAAAAATTACACATACACCCCTTCTCCAACCCCTTCGTTTCCTACTCTTCCTGCCTACAATGACACTAATGCATCGGTTAATTTTTCCGGCAGTCTCAGAAGCTTAGCTGATAAGAACCACCCCATTGATGTTCCACTTAAAATTACAACTCACTTGTTTTACACAGTCTCCGTCAACTCGTTTCCCTGCCCGAATAATTCCTGCGGCGGGCCTAATGGGACACGTTTCGCCGCTAGCGTGAACAACATCAGCTTTGTGGACCCTAGCATTGACATACTACAAGCTTACTATTATCATGTCAACGGGGAATTTGGAACTCGCTTTCCAGATTTCCCGCCCTCGCTGTTTAATTTTACGGCGCAGGACTTGCCGCTGTACCTTCAGACTCCGAAACGAGGGACGGAGGTGAAGGTATTGGAGTACAACACCACGGTGGAGCTTGTGTTTCAAGGGACTAATTTGGTGTCAGGGGATGACCATCCAATGCATCTGCATGGTTACAGTTTCTATGTTGTTGGAATGGGGCTTGGGAACTTTGACAAGGATAAGGACCCTTTGAAATATAATCTTGTCGATCCTCCTCTTCGGAACACCGTTATCGTCCCTGTAAATGGGTGGACTACCATTAGATTCAAGGCCAACAACCCTG GAGTTTGGTTTATGCACTGCCATCTGGATAGGCATATGTCGTGGGGCATGGACGTGACATTCATAGTGAAAAATGGAAAGGGCCCTCAAGCACAAATGTTACCTCCACCACCGGATATGCCACCATGTTAA